The stretch of DNA TGAGCTTAGTGCGTTGCCTAAGATGAAAAGCGACTCAAGTATTGCGCAGCTTTTAAAAGATAAAGGCTTTACGAGGCGTGATTTTATGAAGTGGGCTGGTGTGATGACAGCTTTTATGGCTCTACCAAGTGCGATGACACCGATGGTTGCTCGTGCTGCTGAGCTTAGTGACAGGCTTCCTGTGATATGGCTTCATATGGCAGAATGCACAGGCTGTAGCGAGAGCTTACTAAGAACCGATGCTCCAAGCATAGATAGTCTTATATTTGACTACATAAGCCTTGAATACCACGAAACTATCATGGCAGCTTCTGGTTGGCAGGCTGAAGAAAATTTAGAGAGTGCTATTGAAAAATACAAAGGTAGATACATCCTGCTAGTTGAGGGCGGTATCCCAACTGGTGCGACTGAAAATTTCTTAACTGTTGGACCTCATGGCACAACAGGTAAAACTCATGCTGTAAATGCTTCAAAAGATGCAGCTGCTATCTTTGCGATCGGCACCTGTTCTAGCTTTGGTGGCATTCAAGCTGCAAGACCAAATCCATCAAATTCAGTGGGACTTTCAAAGGTAACTGATAAGCCAGTTATTAATGTTGCGGGCTGTCCACCAAGTGAGAAAAATATCGTTGGCAACGTGCTTCACTTCTTACTTTTTGGCACACTTCCAGCACTTGATGTTTACAATAGACCAAAATGGGCTTATGGCTTAAGAATTCACGATCTTTGCGAAAGACGTGGTCACTTTGATGCTGGCGAGTTTGTCCAAAACTTCGGCGATGAAGGTGCAAAAAATGGCTACTGCTTATACAAAGTAGGTTGCAAAGGTCCATATACATTTAATAACTGCTCACGCGAGAGATTTAACCAGCACACATCATGGCCAGTTCAAGCAGGTCACGGCTGTATAGGCTGCTCAGAGCCAGACTTCTGGGATACGATGGGACCATTTGAAGAGCCTATGGCAGATAGACTCTTTGATACTGTTTTAGGTCTTGGAGCTGATAATGTCAGCGATAAAGTTGGCATTGGAATTTTAGCTCTTACAGGCATCGGCATAGCAGCTCACGCTGTTATAGCTTCTATGAGTAAAGATAAAGAATAAGGCGAAAAAATGAGTGAAAAAAGAATAGTAATAGACCCTATAACACGTATCGAGGGACACTTAAGAATAGAAGTTGTCGTAGATGAAAATAATATTGTAAAAGAGGCGTATTCTGGCTCAACTCTTTGGCGTGGTTTAGAGCAGATCGTAAAAGGCAGAGATCCAAGAGATGCTGGCTTTTTCATGCAAAGAATTTGTGGTGTTTGCACATATTCACACTACCGAGCAGGCATCATCGCGGTTGAAAATGCCCTTGGCATCAAGCCTCCACTAAATGCAGAGCTAACTAGAACGCTTATGAACGCAGCTTTATATCTTCATGATCACATCGTGCACTTTTATCAACTTCACGGCATGGACTGGGCAGATGTGGTCTCTGCACTAAGCGCAGATGTGCATAAAGCTAGCGAAGAGGCGTTTAAATATACTGATCTTCCGTTTGCCACGGGAGCTGACAAGCTAAAAGAGGTAAAAGAGAGGGTTGAAGCCTTTGTTAAAAAGGGCAATCTTGGACCATTTGCCAACGCATACTGGGGACATAGCACATATAAATTTACGCCAGAGCAAAATTTAATCGTCCTCTCACACTACTTAGAGTGCCTTAGAATTCAAAGAACAGCAGCTCAGATGATGGCGATCTTTGGCGCGAAAAACCCACATCCACAAAGCCTAACAGTTGGCGGCGTGACTTGCGTGATGGATCTTATGGATCCAGCTAGAATGGGCGAATATATGAGCAAATTTGCTGAGATCAAAGAATTTGTCGATAGAGCTTACTATCCAGACATTTTGATGGCGGCTAAGGCTTATGCAAACGAGCCAAGCGTTCTAAACGATGCTGGTGTGGCAAATTTACTCTGCTACGATGAGTTTTTGATCGGCAAAAATGATCATCTATTTAAAGGTGGCTATATCTTAAATGGCGATCTTAGCAAGGTTTATGATATCGATGAAAATAAAATCACTGAAGAAGCTACTAGGTCTTGGTATAAAAACGACAAAGCGCTTCATCCGTATGACGGCGATACTGAGGCAAACTACACAGGTCTTATTGACGGTGAGAGTATAGACGCCGAGGGCAAACTAGCTCATAGTAAGCTTTTTGATACAAAAGGTAAATATAGCTGGATCAAAGCACCAAGATATGATGGCATGCCTATGCAAGTAGGTCCAATAGCAAGTATCGTTATAAACTACGCTAGAGGCAACGAGAGAGTTAAAAAAGTAGTTGACGAATTTTTAGCAAAGAGTGGCTTGCCATTAAGTGCAGTTTTCTCAACTCTAGGCAGAACCGCTACTCGTATGCTTGAGGCAAAAGTAGTTGCAGAGCATACAATGGATGCATTTAATGCCTTGGTAGAAAATTTAAAATCAGATCAAGAGACTTGTGCAAAATATGTAATCGATAATAAAAAAGAGTACAAAGGAAATTTTCAAGGCAATGCTCCAAGAGGTGCGCTTAGCCACTGGTGCCGCATAAAAGATGGTGTTATCACAAACTGGCAAGCAGTCGTGCCAAGCACATGGAACGCCTCTCCAAAAGACGCACAAAATCAAATGGGAAGCTACGAAGCGTGCTTAGTTGGTTTAAAGATCGCTGATCTTTCAAAGCCACTTGAGATAATACGAAAAATTCACTCTTATGATCCTTGTATCGCATGCGCTGTGCATGTTATGGATACAAAGGGAAATGATTTGAGTACTTATAAGATAAATCCAAATTTATAAGGAGAAAAGATGTCACATAAAAATGCTGACAGGATCAGCGAATACGAATTCTCCATCGGCGTTAGGCTGACACACTGGATTAGATTTGCAGCGATCACACTTTTGGTTGTGAGTGGCTACTATATCTCATACGTTTTTGTGAGTCCAGAGATCACGAGCGAGCCTACAAATTTCATGCAAGCAAAGTGGCGTATGGCTCACCAGATCGCTGGTTTTGTGCTGATAGCGGCGTTTATCTTTAAATTTTATCTATTTGTCTTTGATAAACACAGCAAAAAAGAGTGGATGAGTGTGGTTGATTTTCTAAATCCAAAAATTTGGATCGCACAGATTAAGTATTATCTTTTTATGGGCCCTCATCCGCATTTAAGGGGTGTTTATAATCCTTTGCAGTTTGCCTCATACTTTTTCTTTTATCTTGTTTTGACTCTTATTTGCCTAAGCGGTCTTGTGCTTTATGTTCATGTTTATCATGAGGGACTTGGCGGAGCGCTTTATGAGCCAGCTAGGTTTTTTGAAGAGCTTATGGGCGGACTAGCAAATGTTAGAACGATACATAGAATTTGTATGTGGGTCATTATGATATTTGTGCCGATTCATGTTTATATGGCGGTATTTAATGCTGTTAAGGGCAAAAATGGAGCAATGGACGCTATCGTTAGCGGCTATAAATTTGTAAAAGAACACTGATGAGAGTGCTGGTTTTAGGCATCGGCAACGTGATGTTTGCCGATGAGGGCATAGGTGCTCATTTTGTAAATTTGATGGACAAAAACTACAAATTTACAAGCTCTAAAAACGAGCTTACATTAATGGACGGGGGCACTTTAGCCCTCGCTCTAACTCACATCATAAGCGAATTTGACTATCTTATCGTCGTTGATTGCATTAGCGCAAACGGTGCAAGCGTGGGCGATGTTTATTTTTTTGATTTTATAAATGTACCAAATTTTATCAGCTGGGACGGCTCGGCTCACGAGATAGAGATGCTTCAGACCCTTCATCTAATGGAGCTTGCGGGCGATAGACCTACGACTAAAATTTTAGGCATCGTGCCTAGCCGCATAGAGTCATCAAATTTTAGCCTCTCAGATGAGGTTATAAACGCTTCTAATATTTTAGAAAAAACGCTGCTTAATCACTTAAAAGAGCTTGATTTTAAGTGTGAAAAGGTGGCAAATTTTACCCTAAACGATATAGTTGATGAATACGCTAAAAAAGGTTTAAAATGATACTTGCTTTTAAATTTATTTGCCACAAGGACGCTTCGTTTCTAGTGCCATTTTTACGCTTGCTTGCTGGCGATCTAGCTCATAGCTTAAAGTGCAAAGATGATGAAATTTGTCTAAAGGTAAGTGGTAATGCCAGTGAGCTTGAGAGTGTGGCAAATAAAGCAAGCGCACTCTTGCCTTTTAGTCTTTTTATAAAGCACAGTGAAGTCTTGGCTGCAAGTGAGCTTGACGAAGATAGCAAGATAAATGAGATAAAATTTGGCGGCCTAACTCCGACTCAAGCGAGCACATTTTTGGCTAGCGAAAAGGCTATCTTAAATGAAAGTGGCGTGCTATGTGAGAGTAAATTTGAGGGCGAGATAACAATTGGTAATTTTAATGAAAAGCTCAAAGCTTGCCTAAATTTATTAAAAAACGGCAAGGGCGTTTGCGTAGAGCAAGATGAAAATTTATATGAAATTTCTCTTGGGGTAAATTTTGATGCAAATTTCTTGATGCCCGTAAATTTAAAGCAGCTACCAAAAATTTTTATCGCCGATGATAGAGCTTTGACATTTCTAGCTAGCTTTGAAAAGCCACTTTTAGCACTAAAGACGACAGCCATTTATAGGCAAAATCACGAGGATGCACCGCTATTTTTTGATGTGATGGCACCAAATGATCTTTTTCTTTACGCCATTTGCGAGCAGCTAAATAAAGAAAGCTTTAGCTTTTTAAGCATTAAGGTAAAGGAGCAAAAAAATGCTCTTTCAAGACTATCTTTGCTTGAAAGTAGCGCAGTTTTAAGCCCATTTTTCTATACAAAAGATGAGGAATTTGAGCTTAGCTATTTGGGCGAAGTGGCTTTGGGATTAAAATTTAGCAAATTTAGTGATGATGAAATTTGCCTGCTTTCAAAATCAAGCAAAACGCAGCTTCTATTTTTGCCAAAATTTAGTAGCTTTGAAGAAATTTATGAGCTCATAAGAGCCGAGGAGGGCGGCGAAAGGCTACTTGAAAATTTCAGCAAAGAGCATACTTTACCAAGTGGAAATTTTAGCTCAAATGCTAGCTTTTTCTCGCTATTTTGCATAGTTGGGCGCATACTTGGCTTAGGTGATGACTTTAAAAAAGCAGGGGAGAATTTGCTTCTTATGGCAAGCGATTTTAGCGGTCAAAAGGGCGTTAGGATCGATTACAAGATGAAAGATGACTTTGGTTTAGACGGGGTTAAGTTTGTAAAAAGTATCATTTCGTTTGTCCTTGCTGGCGCTGGAGAGAAGAACATCAGCTTTGGTTGCACCGAGTCTTTGGCGCACTTTTTGAGCGATTTTAGCTATGAAAAACGAGATAAATTTAATATTAAAAATGTTATTTTAAGCGGGGATTTATTTTATAATAAGGTAGTTAGCAACTTGATAAAAAAGCACCTAAACCCAAATATAAAAACAAATTTTGACCCCGGATTTGGCGTTGAGATCAAGCTTTAGATATGAGATCAAAGGCTTAGTTCAAGGTGTGGGCTTTAGACCTTTTGTCTATACTTTAGCGGACAAATTTAAGCTCGTTGGTGAAATTTACAACGACGACGAGGGCGTGAAGCTAAATTTTAGCGGTGATGAGGCTAGCTTTTTGGCTTTTGAAAAAGAGCTTTATGAGAAGCTGCCAGCCCTTGCTAGGATCGATGAGCTGAAGAAATTTAAGATAGATAAAATTTATGAAAAGCTTGAGATCATCGCCTCAAAGAGAGCTACCAAACAAGCTCCCATTTTGCCTGATTACGCACTTTGTGACGACTGTTTGCGCGAGTTTTATGATCCCACAAATCCACGCTACAAATACCCATTTATAAACTGCACCAACTGCGGACCAAGATTTTCTATCATCAAAGCATTGCCCTATGACAGGGTAAATACGACGATGAACGAGTTTAAGATGTGCGAGTTTTGCGAAGGCGAGTACAAAGACCCACTTAATCGCCGCTACCACGCAGAGCCGATCTCTTGCCCAAACTGTGGACCAAAACTATATCTAAAAGACAAATTTGGCAAAGTCTTGGCTAGTGGGAACGAAGCAGCCAAAGAGGCGGCTACGCTCATAAATGAGGGCAAAATTTTAGCCATTAAAGGGCTTGGTGGCTTTCATTTGGTTTGTGACGCGACAAATGAAGCCGCAGTTTGCGAGCTAAGAGCTAGAAAGCACCGCCCAAGCAAGCCCTTTGCTCTGATGAGTAAAAATTTAGAGAATGCTAGAAAAATAGCGCAAATTTCAGAGGCGGAGGCGAAGCTACTTAGCTCAAATTTAAAGCCAATCGTCTTGCTTGAGGCAAAAAATGGCTCAAATATCGCAAAAAGCGTCGCGCCAAATTTAAATAAGCTTGGCGTCATGCTCGCATTTAGCGGCATACATCTTTTGCTATTTGATTATTTAGAGCACGACATCATCGCAACTAGCGCAAACATCTCAGGCGAAGTCGTGATAAAAGATGAGAGCGAGCTAAGAGAAAAATTAGGTGAGGTTATAGACTTTTACCTTGATCACGACCGAGAAATTTACTCACCAAGTGACGATAGTATTGCATTTTGTGTTGCTGATGAGACAATTTTTACAAGAACAAGCCGCGGGCTAAATCCAAATTTCATCCATACAAATTTCAAGCAAAAAGGGACATTTTTAGCACTTGGAGCGGAGCTAAAAAGCTCATTTTGCATCTACAAAGACGGTCTTTTGATAGTTAGTCCATATATCGGCGATCTAAAAAACGTGGCGACTTTTGATAGGTTTAAAGACATTTTCACCCTTTTTAAAATGACTTATGATCTAAAAATAGACAAGGTCATAGCCGATTTGCATCCAAATTTTTTAAATACAAAATGGGCGAAGGATCAGGGCTTTGAGCTAGTTTATTTGCAGCACCACTACGCGCATTTGCTAAGCGTGATCTTTGAAAATGATCTAGCAGATAAAAAGTACCTTGGCTTTTGCTTTGATGGCACTGGATACGGGAAAGATGGCAAAATTTGGGGTGGCGAGGTCTTTAGGCTAGATAAAAAGAGTTACGAGAGAGTTTATCACTTTGATGAATTTAGCTTATTTGGGGGCGAAAACAGCATCAAAAATATCTATCTAATCGCATATTCTATTATTTTAAAATACTCTCTTGAGGACGAAGCTCGTAAATTCTTAGTAAATTTTGATGAAAAAATGCTTGCAAATTTTAAAAAAATGGAGCAAAAAGGATTAAACTTAGTAAAGACTAGCTCGGTTGGTAGGATATTTGACGCATTTGGGGCGATTATTTGTGGGCTTTTTCACTCGAGTTTTGAGGGCGAGAGTGGTATGAGGCTTGAAGCACTTTATGATAAAAATTTAGATGCGTGTTATAAATTTAGTCTAGATAATGGAGTTATCGGCTTTAAAGAAGCTTTTAAAAGTGCTTTAAAAGATGAGCCAAGAGTGGCTGCAACGGCATTTATAAATGGCTTGGCTGATATTATTTTTGAAATTTCAAAAAAAGAAAAAATGGAAATTTTACTAAGCGGTGGAGTTTTTCAAAATAAGACTTTACTCGAACTTATTTACAAAAAATTTACTAAAGTAAATTTGAAATTTTATATCAATAAAAAATTCTGTAGCAACGATTCTAACGTAAATTTAGGGCAAATTTATTATTATTTATCCACATTTTCTAATAAGTGATGTATAATGATTATAAACGGTAATCAAACAAGAAAGGAGCAGAAAATGGATAGTGTTATACGTTTTAGTGTTTCTTTACCTAGTCAGTTACTAGACGAACTAGATAAAAAGGTTAGCGAACAAGGCTACGCTTCTAGGAGCGAATTTACGAGGGATTTGATACGCGAAAAGATCGTAAGTGATAGCTGGAAGGACGCTAGTGAGGAGTTGATCGGGGTTTTGACGCTCATTTATATGCATCATCACAACGATTTGGTGAATAAAAAGATGGATATAGAGCATAGCTCTGATGTGAAAATCATCTGCACAAACCATGTTCATGTCGATCATCATAACTGCTTAGAAACGATTTCAATAAGAGGCGAGGCTGGCAAAATTGAACGCTTTGCTGAAAGGATCGCCGGCTTAAAGGGTGTAAAATTTTCTAAACTCACAAGGGCAGCTATTCCTAGGTTTTAGTTTTTTAAGGGTCTTTATGTGTTTTAGGAATTTTTGGTATTTTTTTATAGGTGAAGCTAGCGGTGGTATCTTTCTTATCGCTGCTGCTTTAGTGGCTTTTATCTTTGAAAATGTTTTTTTAAGCAGTTTTTATAACTCATTTTTACAAATCGATACAAGGCTAAATTTTGGCAAATCGCCGATACAAAAGCCCCTTATCCTTTTGATAAATGATAGTTTGATGGCCGTTTTTTTCTTTTTACTTGGGTTTAGACTTAAGCGAGAAATTTTTAAAGCAAAGCTTAGGAGTCTGGCCCAAGCCACCTTGCTAAAAAATTTTATTATCGGCAGCATTTTAGCTTCTGTATTTTTTTATATTTTAAATCACAATTATATTTTTTGTTGAAAGACTAAGGCAGTGTCAATGGACATAAATACGGCATTTAAGACACTTGCTGGAAATTTAGTGTTTTGTATATCTTATAAAAGAGAGTGTGAATAATGAACTTTTTAAATAGAATTTTTCTAGCAAAAGAGCTGGATCGGTGGCAAAGTGACGGCATAATCGATAAAAAGACCGCTATAAAAATAGCAAATTTATATGACATCGACCCTGATGCCCATAGTGACAAGATAAGTTTTGTCTTAAAGCTCGTAGCATATCTTTTTTTTGCACTAGCCTTTTTTACGCTCGTTGGTGCAAACTGGGAAGAAATACCAAGACTAGGACGTTTAGCACTTGTATTGTTTGTGCTTGGGCTTGTAAATTTTGGTGGAATTTACTATCTCGCAAAGGGAAAGGAAAATCTATCAACGGCGATGTTTTTTCTTGGAAATTTTTGCTTTGGTGCGGCGATTGCTCTTATTGCTCAAATTTATAACATTAGCGATGAGCCAAGCGGTGGTATTTTGCTTTGGAGTATCGGAGCGTTTGCAGTTTCTTTTGCTAGTAAAAAAGGTGTGTTGGTAGCCCAAAGCCTTATCTTTGCGACAGTTTGGTTTTTTATGGTGGGCTATCAGGGCGACTTTGGTTTTGGCTTTATCATTTTTATAGTACTTGGCGCATATACGCTTTACAAAGACGACTCAAAATGGCTTGCTTTTGTGCTTTTTGTAGATATTTTTATATACATCATTTCATTTTGCGGCTACATTAGTGGTCTTAGAGCGATATTTGATTATGGATTTTTGTTTGGACTTCCGATGGTTGCGATCGTATCGCTATCTTATGCGCTTTTGCTTATCAGCATTTCGCCTCTACTAGATAAATTTAGAGTAGGGCTTGGCGCATTTACGAAAGAATTTGGTAAAAATTTTGGTGTTTTTGTGTTGCTATTTTGTCTATTTTTATTTGAAGAAAGAAATTTATTTGAGCTTTACGATGAAAAACTTTGGTTTGTGAAGTCATTTTTTAAAAGCAACTTTGGCTTTGTCTTTATCCTATTTAGTGTTGCTTATTTTGTACTATTTTTTAAAGAAAAAAACAAGAGTGGCTTGCTACTTGGGGCGCTGCTCGTGTCGTTGCCATTTGTCTTTAGCTACGGGCCTGGCTATGCAAATATATTTTTCTCGCTCGCAAATATCATAACAGCTGCGGTCCTTATAAAAAAAGGTGAGTTAAAACTTGGTCTTTGTATGATATTTTTGGTTGCGGCCGTGAGGTATTTCCAGCTAATAGGTGATTATATCGGTGCTACGGCGCTATTTATGGTGTTTGCTTTTATAGTGCTAGTTGTCGCTAGAAAAGGACGTAAAAAATGAAGATAAAAGTCTTAATAGTAGCTGTAATTTTTCAAATTTTGCTTATTGGCATTATGCTTGGCTACGCACTTATGCCACTTTATTTTGGACAAGAGGTGAGAGTAAGGGTAAGTCTTTACGATCCAAGAGATCTTTTTCGGGGAAACTATGTTGATTTAAACTATGATTTTTCAAATTTTTATTCAAGAAATTTTGACGAAAATGATAAAGATGACCGCTATATCGATAAATACGATGAGAGAGTAAGAGATGGGGCTAGAGTTTATGCTGTTTTAAAACCAGATGTTAATGGCACTTACGGCTTTGCTAAATTTAGTATAAGCAAGCCAGACAATGGAGTCTTTTTAGCTGGTAGATATGATGGCTACTCGCTCGTAAAATACGGCATAGAGCACTTTTATATGTCACCTGATAGTGCGGCTAATACCGAAGATGAAATGAGGGAAGAAGACATTGATGCATATGCTATTTTGATGGTGATGGATAATGGCAAGGCTAGATTAAAGGATCTAATAATCCAAAAGAGTGCCGGAAAGAATAGCAAAAAACTACTCGGTGATGAAAATTTTGATAAGTTGGATGAGATTAGGCAAAAAGAGTAAAGTAAATTTAGTCAAAATTCTTGTGCAAATTTCATTTATATTTTTAAATTTAAATAAAAATTTAAATAAATTAATTAATTTTGATCTATTTGCCAAAACTCCTAAATTTTAATTTTATTTTTAAATTTAAGAGTTAAAATCTCCATAAATTAATAAAAAAGGATGAAAAAATGTGTAAAGATTGCGGTTGTTCAATGGGTAATCACGCCCACGCCCACGCCCACGCCCACGCCCACACTCACGCTGATGGCACCACTCACTCGCACCCACACACTCATGATGGACATACAGATCACGCTCATGACGCGCACGAACATAGCCACGAGGCTCACGCACACCCTGTGTTAAATGAGAGTAAAACCATAGACGTGATAGAGAAAATTCTCTCCGAAAACGACAAAGAAGCTGCTCACAACAGAGCTCATCTTGATGAAAAAAAGATACTTTGTGTAAATTTAATGAGTAGTCCTGGTGCTGGTAAGACCACGCTTTTAGAAGCTACGATAAAGGCTGGTAAGTTTAAAATAGGCGTTGTAGAGGGCGATTTAGAGACAAATCAAGATGCTGATCGCATAGTAAAAGCTGGCGCAAAGGCTCATCAGATAAGCACAGGTCAGACCTGTCACTTGGACGCATTTATGGTGCATGAAGGGCTTCATCATTTGCCGCTAAACGAGCTTGATCTAGTCTTTATAGAAAATGTTGGAAATTTAGTCTGTCCTGCAAGCTATGATGTTGGCTCACACTTTAACGCTGTGCTTCTTTCAGTGCCAGAGGGCGATGATAAGGTGAGTAAGTACCCAGTGATGTTTAGGGCTGCTGACGTGCTTCTCATCACAAAAGCTTCGCTCGCACCACACTTTGACTTTGACATCGAGCGAGTGAAAAGTGACGCTAGAAAGCTAAATCCAAAGGTTGACATCTTTGTGATAGATAGCAAAACTGGTGAGGGCATTGATAAGTGGATAAGTTATTTGGAATTTAAAAAAGAGCTAAGATAATGTGCCTCTCGATCCCTTCAAAAGTGGTAGAAATTGACGAAAACAACGTCGCTACGGTAGAGACTCTAGGCGTTACTAGAAAGGTAAGCCTAGACCTTATATCTGAAGAAGTGAAAGTTGGCGAATATGTGCTAATTCACGTAGGTTACGCTATGCAAAAGATCGATACGCAGTTTGCACTTGAGAGCTTAGAGGTCTATCAAAAGATCGCTGATGATATGAACGCGGGGAAAATTTGATGGATCTTATCAATGACTTTCGTGATAAAAATTTAATCCTAGCCCTTTCAAAACTTATCCAAAAAGAGAGCACAAAGCCCCTAAATATCATGGAAATTTGCGGCGGTCATACGCATAGCATTATGAAATTTGCACTGCCAAGCTTAGTTGGAGAGCATATAAATTTCATCCACGGCCCAGGCTGTCCGGTCTGCGTGATGCCAAAGAGCCGCATAGATGAGGCCTGTAAGCTAGCTAGCATGGATAATGTGATCTTTTGCACGCTAGCTGACATGCTAAGAGTGCCTGGCTCAAAGACAAGCTTGCAAAAGCTTCGCGGAGAAGGGCACGACATAAGAGCACTTTACACGCCACTTGATGCGCTAAATATCGCTAAGCAAAATCCAGACAAAAAGGTCATATTTTTTGCGATCGGCTTTGAGACGACGACGCCAATGAGCGCAAATTTAGTTGAAAAAGTGGTGCAAGAGGGCATTAAAAATTTATACTTTCATATAAATCACGTAACCGTCCCAGCTCCAGTTAGAGCCATAATGAGCGACGAAAACGTGAGGATAGACGCATTTTTAGGCCCAAGCCACGTAAGCGTCATCACTGGCAGTAAAATTTATAAAGAGTTAGCAGATGAGTTTAAAAGACCGATAGCCATTAGCGGTTTTGAGCCACTTGACATCATGGCAAGTGTGCTAAATTTAGTCCGTCAGCAAAACGCAGGCACATATGAGGTCTATAACGAGTACGCAAGGGCTGTCAAAGAAGAGGGCAACTTAAGAGCAAAAGAGCTTATAGCTAAGTATTTTGAACCGTGCGACTTTGTCTGGAGGGGACTTGGCGAGATAACGCAAAGTGGCATGAAACTAAGAGATGAGTTTGCCTACCTTGATGCCAGGGTGCAGTTTGACTGCAGCGCAGAGAGCGCTGGCGAGAGCAAGGCTTGCATTTGTGGGCAAATTTTAAGAGGACTGGCAAAGCCGACAGAGTGCAAAGTCTTTGGCAAGGTCTGCAACCCGCAAAATCCGATAGGATCGTGCATGGTCTCAAGTGAGGGCGCTTGTGCGGCATATTTTAAATACGCAAGAGTTGGTTAAGGAATTTAATGAAAAAGATAATGCTAAGCCATGGCGGCGGCGGCGAGGAGATGAACTCGCTTATAAACGAGACGATATTTAAAATTTTTGATAACGAAATTTTAAGGCAAAGCAACGACTCGGCGATATTAAATTTAAACGGCAAGATCGCATTTAGCTCCGATAGCTTTGTGGTAACTCCCATTTTTTTTAATGGCGGCGACATCGGCAAGATCGCGGCTTGCGGCACGATAAACGACCTAGCAAT from Campylobacter concisus encodes:
- the hypD gene encoding hydrogenase formation protein HypD, encoding MDLINDFRDKNLILALSKLIQKESTKPLNIMEICGGHTHSIMKFALPSLVGEHINFIHGPGCPVCVMPKSRIDEACKLASMDNVIFCTLADMLRVPGSKTSLQKLRGEGHDIRALYTPLDALNIAKQNPDKKVIFFAIGFETTTPMSANLVEKVVQEGIKNLYFHINHVTVPAPVRAIMSDENVRIDAFLGPSHVSVITGSKIYKELADEFKRPIAISGFEPLDIMASVLNLVRQQNAGTYEVYNEYARAVKEEGNLRAKELIAKYFEPCDFVWRGLGEITQSGMKLRDEFAYLDARVQFDCSAESAGESKACICGQILRGLAKPTECKVFGKVCNPQNPIGSCMVSSEGACAAYFKYARVG
- the hypB gene encoding hydrogenase nickel incorporation protein HypB, yielding MCKDCGCSMGNHAHAHAHAHAHTHADGTTHSHPHTHDGHTDHAHDAHEHSHEAHAHPVLNESKTIDVIEKILSENDKEAAHNRAHLDEKKILCVNLMSSPGAGKTTLLEATIKAGKFKIGVVEGDLETNQDADRIVKAGAKAHQISTGQTCHLDAFMVHEGLHHLPLNELDLVFIENVGNLVCPASYDVGSHFNAVLLSVPEGDDKVSKYPVMFRAADVLLITKASLAPHFDFDIERVKSDARKLNPKVDIFVIDSKTGEGIDKWISYLEFKKELR
- a CDS encoding DUF2157 domain-containing protein, encoding MNFLNRIFLAKELDRWQSDGIIDKKTAIKIANLYDIDPDAHSDKISFVLKLVAYLFFALAFFTLVGANWEEIPRLGRLALVLFVLGLVNFGGIYYLAKGKENLSTAMFFLGNFCFGAAIALIAQIYNISDEPSGGILLWSIGAFAVSFASKKGVLVAQSLIFATVWFFMVGYQGDFGFGFIIFIVLGAYTLYKDDSKWLAFVLFVDIFIYIISFCGYISGLRAIFDYGFLFGLPMVAIVSLSYALLLISISPLLDKFRVGLGAFTKEFGKNFGVFVLLFCLFLFEERNLFELYDEKLWFVKSFFKSNFGFVFILFSVAYFVLFFKEKNKSGLLLGALLVSLPFVFSYGPGYANIFFSLANIITAAVLIKKGELKLGLCMIFLVAAVRYFQLIGDYIGATALFMVFAFIVLVVARKGRKK
- a CDS encoding HypC/HybG/HupF family hydrogenase formation chaperone, which produces MCLSIPSKVVEIDENNVATVETLGVTRKVSLDLISEEVKVGEYVLIHVGYAMQKIDTQFALESLEVYQKIADDMNAGKI
- a CDS encoding GDYXXLXY domain-containing protein, with protein sequence MKIKVLIVAVIFQILLIGIMLGYALMPLYFGQEVRVRVSLYDPRDLFRGNYVDLNYDFSNFYSRNFDENDKDDRYIDKYDERVRDGARVYAVLKPDVNGTYGFAKFSISKPDNGVFLAGRYDGYSLVKYGIEHFYMSPDSAANTEDEMREEDIDAYAILMVMDNGKARLKDLIIQKSAGKNSKKLLGDENFDKLDEIRQKE